The window CTATTTTTCATTTGATACCGGAGCAAAAGTTCCTAATATGGAGCCTTCAAAAACTGCATGGGACTTAGTATTTACAAAATATTTTACTTTCTATAACGGTGTTCAGATGTACCCTGTGGCAGGGGCAATCCAAAGTCCAGGCCTTAAAGTTGCGATGGTAGACCCGGAAACTCAAGAAGTTGCTAATGGAAATATTCCTGCTGCTAATAACTTTTCATCTAACATCACTTCTATCGGGCACTCATGGAAAGTGATTACAACTTTAAAGAATAATGTTGTTTATTACGTGAAAAAAGGAGATGATTACTACAGAATGTATTTTACACAGAGTGACGGTTCCAGCACTGGAAACATGTTCTTCAAATACAAAAAGATTACAGGGTCTCTGGGAATCACAGAAGTAAGTAAAAAAGCTTCTTTCGGAATTTATCCTAACCCAACAACAGCAGATAAAAAGGTAACCATTTTATTCGATGTTAAAGAAAAAGCAAACAATAAAGGAAGTGTAGAAGTATACGACCTAACTGGAAAAAAAGTACATGCTGCTGAATTAACTAATCAGGCAGGATTCTATAGACAAGACCTGAACCTGTCTCAACTTCCTTCAGGAAATTATATGGTAAAAATTAACTATGGAGGAACTTCGGAAACGAAAAAACTTATCGTGAAATAATATTTTACTCAAAATACTTTCTATTTTTTTCTAATAAAAAGGCGGTTTTCAGAATTCTGGAACCGCCTTTTATTTTTGTTAGTATATTTTAAATCCTTTGTAAACTTCCACTGTACTTTCCATCATTTTGGAAGCATCTTTACGGAAATCCAGCAAATGATCCTGCCCGTTGTGTATGTTGTGATGATCAACACTTTCCCAAAGTTCAATCAGGAAAAATGTTCCTTTGTTATCTTTATCTTCAATAAGGTCATACTGCAGACAGCCTTCTTCTTTTCTTGTTTCCTTTACCAGGTTTTGGAAAAGCTCTACCGCTTCCATTAGATAATTTTCATTAAACTTAAAAAGTGCAATGATATGT of the Chryseobacterium capnotolerans genome contains:
- a CDS encoding T9SS type A sorting domain-containing protein; this encodes MRTKLLLASLLALTVQQTVLAQADALGYTQANMTLGSGYQNRSFFNFTDGNIISQPANTWDVAFYRTSPYTTGTRINDAKNIEVYTAATSLTEWDNINISNESSWGTSLYNPDQITDWSQGAFEQGPITAPNPNIPSTGWGVYNTVTHHVNGKAIFVLKYASGTYIKFAIEDAFAGYTFKYSKWDGTAWGPTETRTLANGNDDAYFNYFSFDTGAKVPNMEPSKTAWDLVFTKYFTFYNGVQMYPVAGAIQSPGLKVAMVDPETQEVANGNIPAANNFSSNITSIGHSWKVITTLKNNVVYYVKKGDDYYRMYFTQSDGSSTGNMFFKYKKITGSLGITEVSKKASFGIYPNPTTADKKVTILFDVKEKANNKGSVEVYDLTGKKVHAAELTNQAGFYRQDLNLSQLPSGNYMVKINYGGTSETKKLIVK
- a CDS encoding putative quinol monooxygenase, with amino-acid sequence MNLHIIALFKFNENYLMEAVELFQNLVKETRKEEGCLQYDLIEDKDNKGTFFLIELWESVDHHNIHNGQDHLLDFRKDASKMMESTVEVYKGFKIY